The genomic region ACCGTCGGCGCCGGCTTCGACCGGATCGGCGACCTGGTCCCGGCCTTCATCCAGCACGGCCTCATCACCCTCCAGGAAGGCTGAACACCCCATGGACTTCGCATTCGACGCGCGCACCGAAGAGCTGCGCGCCAGGCTCCTCGCCTTCATGGACGAGCACGTCCTGCCCGCCGAGGCCGTCGCCCACGAGCAGCGGCAGCTCCTCACGTCGCCCTGGGACACCCCGGCCGTGGTGGAGGAGTTGAAGGCGGAGGCGCGCAGGCAGGGCCTGTGGAACCTCTTCCTGCCGGACGAGCGGTACGGCGCGGGGCTCACCAACCTCCAGTACGCCCCGCTCGCCGAAATCACCGGCCGCTCCCCGCACTTGGCGCCCACCGCGCTGAACTGCGCGGCCCCCGACACCGGCAACATGGAGGTGCTGGCCCAGTTCGCCACCGAGCAGCAGAAGAAGCAGTGGCTGGAACCGCTGCTGGCCGGTGAGATCCGTTCGGCCTTCGCGATGACCGAGCCCGAGGTGGCCTCGTCGGACGCGACGAACATCGAGACGCGCATCGTGCGGGACGGCGACGACTACGTCATCAACGGCCGCAAGTGGTACATCTCCGGGGCGATGAACCCGGACTGCAAGATCTTCATCGTGATGGGCAAGACCGACCCGGACAGCGCGGACGTCCGCCGTCAGCAGTCGATGATCCTGGTGCCGCGCGACACCCCGGGGCTCGAAGTCCGCCGCGCCATGCAGGTGTACGGCTACGAGGACCACTCCCACGGCGGCCATGCCGAGGTGGTCCTCCACGACGTACGGGTCCCCGCGTCGCATCTGATCGGCGAGGAGGGCGGCGGCTTCGCCATCGCCCAGGCCCGGCTGGGCCCCGGCCGGATCCACCACTGCATGCGGCTGATCGGCATGGCCGAGCGGGCCATCGAGCTGATGTGCCGCCGCGCGGTGTCCCGTACGGCGTTCGGCAAGCCGCTGGCCCAGCAGGGCGTCGTGCAGAACTGGATCGCGGACGCGCGCGTCACGGTCGAGCAGCTGCGCCTCCTGGTGCTGAAGACGGCCTGGCTGATGGACACCGTGGGCAACCGCGGCGCGCACACCGAGATCCAGTCCATCAAGATCGCCACACCGCGGGCGGTCATCGACATCATCGACAACGCGGTACAGCTGTACGGGGCGGGCGGCGTGAGCCAGGACTTCCCGCTGGCCGAACTGTGGGCGGGAGCACGGACGTTGAGGCTGGCGGACGGCCCCGACGAGGTGCACCAGCGCTCGCTGGCCCGGCGGGAACTCAAGAAGTACCTGTAGCGGCGCGGCGGGGGCGCTACGGCCGGGTGCCCCCGCGCGTCACGGCCGCAGCGCCCGCAGCAGCAGATCGGCCAGCTGGTCCGCCAGCTGCTGCGGCGTGAGCGGCCCGTCCGGCCGGTACCACGTCGACAGGTGGTGGACCGACCCGAAGTGGTAGTCCACGACCAGGTCCGCGGAGATACCGGTCGAGAAGACCCCGGTGCGCTGGCCCTCTTCGACCAGCGCGCGGAACCGCTCGTGGTAGCGGCGCCGTTCCACCCGGACCTGCTTGTTCTTCTCCGGGCTCAGATGGTGCATCGAGCGGAAGAAGATCGCCGCGTCGTCCAGGTTGTCGATGGTCGTCACGACGACGTCGGCCGCCGCTTCGCGCAGCCGCTGCTCGACCGGGGCGTCCGCGTCGGCGAAGGCGTCGAGCCGCTCCTGCTGGAGCCGCAGCACCCGGGCGTAGACCTCCTGGAGCAGGTCCTCCTTGGAGCCGAAGTAGTGGTAGAGGGCGCCCTTGGTGACGCCGGCTGCCTCCACGATCTCCTGGACGGACGTCCGGTCGTACCCGCGCTCGGCGAAGAGCCGGGTGGCGGCGGCCAGCAGCCTCTGGGGGACGGGGGTGCCGTTCCCGTCGGTCGTCCTGGCTGCCATGGCCGCCACCTTCCTTCTGTGCCTGTGCTGTCGTGCCTGTGCTGGTGCTGGTCGTGCGGTGAGCCCCGCGCGACCGTGAGCCTCGTCAGTGCCGGGAACGCAGTTCCCGCCTGAGGATCTTCCCACTCGTGGTCTTCGGCAGCTCCGGCAGGATCTCGACCTCCCGGGGGTACTTGTACGCGGCGAGCCGCTCCTCGCAGTACGCGCCGAGGTCCTCGGGCGCCACGGTCGCGCCCGGCCGCAGGCTCACGTAGGCCTTGACCGATTCCCCGCGGTAGGCGTCGGGGACGCCCACGACGGCCGCCTCGCGCACGGCCGGGTGCGTGTAGAGCACGTCCTCGACCTCGCGCGGCCAGACCTTGAAGCCGGATGCGTTGATCATGTCCTTCTTGCGGTCCACGACGTAGAGCCAGCCGTCGCCGTCCATGAAACCGATGTCGCCGGTGCGCAGTTCCCCGTCCGGGAACGCCTCGGCGGTGGCCTCGGGGCGGCCCCAGTAGCCGGGGACCACCTGCGGGCCGCGCACCACGATCTCGCCCTGCTCGCCGAAGGGGACCTCGCCGCCCTGCGCGTCGACGATCCGTACGACCGTGTCCGGTCCGGGGACACCCACCGACAGGGTGCCGGAGACCGGGTCGACCGGGGCCTCCTTCTCGGGCGGGACCGAGGCGCAGGGGGCGGTGCACTCGGTGAGTCCGTAGCCGTTGCGGAGGTACGGGCCGAAGCGCGCGCGGAACTTCTCCACCAGCGCGGGCGGCAGCGGGGCGCCGCCCGACGAGATGACGGCGAAGGAGGCGAAGTGGTCAGGGGTGGCCGCCGGGTCGGCGGCGAGCGCCATGAAGGCCGTCGACGGGCCGACCGTGTACGCGGGCCGGTGTTCGGCGAAGGCGTCGAGCACCACGCCGGGGTGGAAGCGGTAGGCGAGGACCAGGGTGCCCGCGTTGGTGAGGCACGCGGCGAGTTCGCAGACCATGCCGGTGATGTGGAAGAGCGGCGCGAGCGCGAAGTAGGCCGAGCCCTCCGCGACGGGGTGGCCGGTGCGCTGGCGCTCGGCGTTGACCATGATGTTGGCGTGGGTGTTCATGGCGCCCTTGGGGGCGCCGCTGGTACCCGAGGTGTAGCTGATCAGCGCGGTGTCGGTGGTGAGCGGATCGCGGTCGGCGGGGGCCGCGGCGCCGGCGCGGGCGACCGCCACCAGGTCGTCGGTGTCCGCGGGCCGCGGCAGCCGCTCGAAGCCCAGGACACGTTCGTCGTCGCGGGTCTGCAGGTCGCGCTCGCAGGCGGTGAGCGCGAACCGGAGCGCGGAGGCCGCCGCGGTCTCCCTGAGGTACCCCTCCCAGGCGCGGTCGGAGCAGATCAGCGCGGTGACCCCGGCGTCCCGCAGGACGTGAGCGACCTCGCCGGACTTGTACATCGGGTTGAGCGGGACGACGACCGCGCCGGCCTTCCAGGCGCCGAGCAGCGCGAGCACGAAGTGCGGGGTGTTCTGCAGCATGATCGCGACCCGGTCGCCGCGGCGCAGGCCCTTCGCCACGAGATGCCCGGCGACCGAGTCGGAGAGCCGGTCGGTCTCGCGGTAGGTCAGCCGTCCGTCGAAGTAGGCGAGGGCCGGGTGGCCCGGCGCGCGGGCCGCACTGGCGCGGAAGGCGTGCACCACACTGGCCGCCGGGTGCACGGGGCGCCGCTGGGCCTCGCTGAGCTGCGCGAGCCAGGGTCTGGCCGCGTACCCGGAGGCGTTCACTGCCCGGCCTCCCACTTCTGCTGGAGGTGGTTCATCCCGCCGATCCACCGGTCGGGGTCGGCGGCCCGCGCCTGGTAGTACTCGGCGACCTCGGGGTGCGGCAGTACCAGGAAGCGGTCCTCGGCGATGGCGTCGAAGAGCGCGTCGGCGACCTCGGCGGGCTCGATCGCCGTCGGCGCCAGCACCAGTTCGCCCGCCGATCCGGCCGAGGTCAGCATGTCGGTGCGCACCCCCTGCGGGCAGATCGCGTGGACCTTCAGACCGCGGTGGCGGTAGGTGAGGGAGAGCCATTCGGCGAAGGCGAGCGCGCCGTGCTTGGTGACGCTGTACGGGGCCGCCCCGATCATCGTCAGCAGCCCGGCGGCGGACACCGTGGAGACGAACCGGCCCTCACCGCGCTCCAGCCAGTCGGGCAACAGCGCGCGGGCTGCCCGGACATGGGCCATGACATTGACGTCCCAGGCCGAGGCCCACACGGACTCGTCGGCGAAGGGGTCGCCGGGTGAGCCGAGGCCCGCGTTGGCGCAGTAGATGTCGACCCGGCCGCCGAGTGCGGCACGGGCGGCCTCCACCACCGTCGAGGCATCGCCGGGAACGGCCGTGGCGCCGAGTTCGGCGGCCACCGCTGCGGCCTTCCCGGCGTCCAGGTCGTTGACCACGACCCTGGCTCCCTCCGCGGTGAATCTGCGGGCCAGCGCGGCGCCGATACCGCCGCCCGCTCCCGTCACCACGACACCCGCGCCGTCGACCGTACCCATCGGGACCTGCCTCTCCGTTGAATGCACCAGCAGACTAACCAGTCGGTATGTCACAGGGGAAGGGGTGCGGGCTAGCCTGCGTGCCCATGACAGTCGGCGAGATCATGGAGGTAGCGCGATGAACTTGTCCAGGCGGGGACTGCTGGCCGCGGGCGGCGCCGTGGGGATGGTGGCGGCCACGCCGGGGGCGGCCTCGGCCGACCCCGCGCGCGGCCGGGTGCGTACCGGTTTCGACCGGCTGGCCGCCGACGGCTACGGCCTGCTCGACGGGCAGCGGGTCGGCATCGTCACCAACCCGACCGGGATCACCCACGACGTCCGGCACATCGTCGATGTCATGCACGCCGACAAGCGGGTGAAGCTGACCGCCGTCTTCGGTCCGGAGCACGGGTTCCGCGGCACGGCCCAGGCCGGCGGCTCCGAGGGGCGCTACGACGACCCGGCGACCGGCTTGCCGGTCTACGACACGTACACCAGGAGCGGCAGCGCCCTCGCGGACATCTTCACCGCGTCGGGCGTGGACACGGTCGTCTTCGACATCCAGGACGCGGGCGCCCGCTTCTACACGTACATCTGGACGCTGTACGACTGCATGGAGGCGGCGGCGCTCGCGGGCAAGCGGTTCGTGGTGCTCGACCGTCCGAACCCGGTCACCGGCCGGGCGGCCCTCGGCCCCGTGCTGCACAAGGAGTTCGCGACGTTCGTCGGGCGCAAGCCCATCTCCCAGGCCCACGGCATGACGGTGACGGAGCTGGCCCGGCTGTTCAACGGTGAGTTCCTGGCCGAGCCGGTGCGGCTGGAGACCGTGTCCATGTCGGGCTGGCGGCGCGGCGACTTCTTCGACGCGACGGGACTGCCCTGGGTGCCGCCGAGCCCCAACATGCCGACACCCGACACCGCCCTGGTGTACTCGGGGACCTGTCTCTTCGAGGGCACGAACCTCTCCGAGGGGCGGGGTACCACCCGGCCGTTCGAACTGCTGGGCGCCGAGGGCATCGACCGCCGGTGGGCGGAGGCGGCGCGGGCGCTGGAGCTGCCCGGGGTCACCTTCCGTGAGGCGTACTTCGCGCCGACGTTCTCGAAGTTCGCGGGCAAGACCGTCGGTGGCGTCCAACTCCACGTGCAGGACCGCGAGTTGTTCGACCCGGTGCGTACGGCGATCGGCCTGCTGGTGACGGCGAAGAAGGTCTGGGACGGGTTCGCCTGGCGGCCCGACAACTGGATCGACACCCTCACGGGCTCCACCGCGGTCCGCACGATGATCGACGCGGGCGCGTCCACCGACGAGGTGGTGGGAGCCTGGCAGGGCGAGCTGGCCGCCTTCCGCGCCGTACGGAAGAGGTACCTGACGTACCGCTGACCGGCCCCCCACACCGGCGAACTGCCGCGGGCCGGACCGGAGTTCCCGGCCCGGCCCGCGGACTACTGTTCCCGGACTCCCCTAGCGGTGCGAGGGGAACTCCACGACCTGCTGGTACGTGGGCCGGTTCTGCCAGGTGATCGGCCAGAACTGGAGCCCGCCCAGCGGACGCTGGATGATCGCGTCCGAGCACCACTGGTCACCGGCGGAGCAACTGGCGTCGCCGGGGTAGACCTGGGCCGGGGTCTTGGCCGCGGCCTGGGTGAGGGTGTCGAGCAGGATGTCGCGGCACCCGCTCAGGTCGCCTCCCCCGCAGTACGTCTTGGCCAGTCCGCCCTTGACCGGACGGCCCAGCACCGTGCGGATGTCCTTGTCGACATAGCTCCACCAGCCGTACTGGAAGGCCGATCCGGCGTGCGCCCCGGTGGGCCCGTGTCCGGCCGAGGGGGACTC from Streptomyces sp. NBC_01267 harbors:
- a CDS encoding class I adenylate-forming enzyme family protein, encoding MNASGYAARPWLAQLSEAQRRPVHPAASVVHAFRASAARAPGHPALAYFDGRLTYRETDRLSDSVAGHLVAKGLRRGDRVAIMLQNTPHFVLALLGAWKAGAVVVPLNPMYKSGEVAHVLRDAGVTALICSDRAWEGYLRETAAASALRFALTACERDLQTRDDERVLGFERLPRPADTDDLVAVARAGAAAPADRDPLTTDTALISYTSGTSGAPKGAMNTHANIMVNAERQRTGHPVAEGSAYFALAPLFHITGMVCELAACLTNAGTLVLAYRFHPGVVLDAFAEHRPAYTVGPSTAFMALAADPAATPDHFASFAVISSGGAPLPPALVEKFRARFGPYLRNGYGLTECTAPCASVPPEKEAPVDPVSGTLSVGVPGPDTVVRIVDAQGGEVPFGEQGEIVVRGPQVVPGYWGRPEATAEAFPDGELRTGDIGFMDGDGWLYVVDRKKDMINASGFKVWPREVEDVLYTHPAVREAAVVGVPDAYRGESVKAYVSLRPGATVAPEDLGAYCEERLAAYKYPREVEILPELPKTTSGKILRRELRSRH
- a CDS encoding acyl-CoA dehydrogenase family protein, which encodes MDFAFDARTEELRARLLAFMDEHVLPAEAVAHEQRQLLTSPWDTPAVVEELKAEARRQGLWNLFLPDERYGAGLTNLQYAPLAEITGRSPHLAPTALNCAAPDTGNMEVLAQFATEQQKKQWLEPLLAGEIRSAFAMTEPEVASSDATNIETRIVRDGDDYVINGRKWYISGAMNPDCKIFIVMGKTDPDSADVRRQQSMILVPRDTPGLEVRRAMQVYGYEDHSHGGHAEVVLHDVRVPASHLIGEEGGGFAIAQARLGPGRIHHCMRLIGMAERAIELMCRRAVSRTAFGKPLAQQGVVQNWIADARVTVEQLRLLVLKTAWLMDTVGNRGAHTEIQSIKIATPRAVIDIIDNAVQLYGAGGVSQDFPLAELWAGARTLRLADGPDEVHQRSLARRELKKYL
- a CDS encoding SDR family oxidoreductase; the protein is MGTVDGAGVVVTGAGGGIGAALARRFTAEGARVVVNDLDAGKAAAVAAELGATAVPGDASTVVEAARAALGGRVDIYCANAGLGSPGDPFADESVWASAWDVNVMAHVRAARALLPDWLERGEGRFVSTVSAAGLLTMIGAAPYSVTKHGALAFAEWLSLTYRHRGLKVHAICPQGVRTDMLTSAGSAGELVLAPTAIEPAEVADALFDAIAEDRFLVLPHPEVAEYYQARAADPDRWIGGMNHLQQKWEAGQ
- a CDS encoding exo-beta-N-acetylmuramidase NamZ family protein, encoding MNLSRRGLLAAGGAVGMVAATPGAASADPARGRVRTGFDRLAADGYGLLDGQRVGIVTNPTGITHDVRHIVDVMHADKRVKLTAVFGPEHGFRGTAQAGGSEGRYDDPATGLPVYDTYTRSGSALADIFTASGVDTVVFDIQDAGARFYTYIWTLYDCMEAAALAGKRFVVLDRPNPVTGRAALGPVLHKEFATFVGRKPISQAHGMTVTELARLFNGEFLAEPVRLETVSMSGWRRGDFFDATGLPWVPPSPNMPTPDTALVYSGTCLFEGTNLSEGRGTTRPFELLGAEGIDRRWAEAARALELPGVTFREAYFAPTFSKFAGKTVGGVQLHVQDRELFDPVRTAIGLLVTAKKVWDGFAWRPDNWIDTLTGSTAVRTMIDAGASTDEVVGAWQGELAAFRAVRKRYLTYR
- a CDS encoding TetR/AcrR family transcriptional regulator, which produces MAARTTDGNGTPVPQRLLAAATRLFAERGYDRTSVQEIVEAAGVTKGALYHYFGSKEDLLQEVYARVLRLQQERLDAFADADAPVEQRLREAAADVVVTTIDNLDDAAIFFRSMHHLSPEKNKQVRVERRRYHERFRALVEEGQRTGVFSTGISADLVVDYHFGSVHHLSTWYRPDGPLTPQQLADQLADLLLRALRP